Proteins encoded within one genomic window of Mycolicibacterium monacense:
- a CDS encoding polyadenylate-specific 3'-exoribonuclease AS, with the protein MRYFYDTEFIDNGRTIELISIGVAAEDGREYYAVSTEFDPERAGSWVRKHVLPKLPSPASKSWRSRREIRSELEDFFGIDGDEPIELWAWVGAYDHVVLCQLWGPMTALPPAIPRFTRELRQFWEDRGSPRMPPRPRDSHDALVDARHNLLRYQVMTGSAGMDGRSRP; encoded by the coding sequence ATGCGCTACTTCTACGACACCGAGTTCATCGACAACGGCCGCACCATCGAGCTCATCTCGATCGGCGTGGCGGCCGAGGACGGCCGCGAGTACTACGCGGTGTCGACCGAGTTCGACCCGGAACGCGCGGGCAGCTGGGTCCGCAAACACGTGCTTCCGAAGCTGCCGTCGCCGGCGTCGAAGTCCTGGCGGTCCCGCCGCGAGATCCGATCCGAACTCGAGGACTTCTTCGGCATCGACGGCGACGAGCCGATCGAGCTGTGGGCCTGGGTGGGCGCCTACGACCACGTGGTGCTCTGCCAGCTGTGGGGGCCGATGACCGCGCTGCCACCCGCGATACCCCGGTTCACCCGCGAACTGCGCCAGTTCTGGGAGGACCGCGGCTCACCGCGGATGCCACCGCGGCCGCGTGACTCCCACGACGCGCTGGTCGACGCCCGCCACAACCTGCTGCGCTACCAGGTCATGACCGGATCAGCGGGGATGGACGGCCGTTCCCGGCCCTGA